From Pseudomonas sp. LS1212, the proteins below share one genomic window:
- a CDS encoding Na+/H+ antiporter subunit C: MEEVIAIAIGVLAASGVWLILRPRTFQVVMGLCLLSYGVNLFIFSMGSLFIGKEPIIKDGVPQDLLHYTDPLPQALVLTAIVISFAMTALFLVVLLASRGLTGTDHVDGREPKE; this comes from the coding sequence ATGGAAGAAGTCATCGCAATTGCCATTGGCGTCCTGGCGGCTTCGGGCGTCTGGTTGATCCTGCGGCCACGGACCTTTCAGGTGGTCATGGGCCTGTGCCTGCTGTCCTACGGCGTCAACCTGTTCATCTTCAGCATGGGCAGCCTGTTCATCGGCAAGGAGCCAATCATCAAGGACGGCGTGCCGCAAGACCTGCTGCACTACACCGACCCGCTGCCCCAGGCCTTGGTACTCACGGCGATTGTCATCAGCTTCGCCATGACCGCCCTGTTCCTGGTGGTGTTGCTGGCCTCGCGCGGCCTGACCGGGACCGACCACGTGGATGGCCGGGAGCCTAAAGAATGA
- the paaZ gene encoding phenylacetic acid degradation bifunctional protein PaaZ, with product MSHAPTLQSFIAGRWIGQQGAQALRSALDGHVLAYSHEERPDFAEAVEHARTQGLTELMAMDFQQRAARLKALALYLAERKEQLYAISHHSGATRADSWIDIEGGNSTLFTYSGLGSRELPSGNIVHEGPAIPLGKLGKFAGSHILVPRGGLAVHINAFNFPIWGMLEKFAPSFLAGMPCIVKPATATSYLTEAVVRMMHESGLLPAGSLQLVIGSTGDLLDRLQGQDVVTFTGSADTAAKLRVNPNLIRNSVPFNAEADSLNCAILGPDVTPDDEEFELYIKEVVREMTTKAGQKCTAIRRAIVPARHIDAVATRLRERLAKVVVGDPSIEGVRMGALASHDQQADVGERLNSLLQSCDQLFGAQDGFAPRGEGVAEGAFFAPTLLQARDPHAEGGAHDIEAFGPVSTLMAYDDLDEALALAARGKGSLVASLVTRDPQVAAKAIPVAAAWHGRLLVLDREAAAESTGHGSPLPQLKHGGPGRAGGGEELGGLRAVKHYLQRAAIQGSPTMLAAITREHVRGAKVIETEVHPFRRYFEDLQISESLLTHRRTVTEADLVNFGCLSGDHFYMHFDEIAAKESQFGKRIAHGYFVLSAAAGLFVSPAPGPVLANYGLDTLRFINPVGIGDTIQARLTCKRKIDQGKKSPQGIPQGVVAWDVEVANQLGELVASYDILTLVVKRVG from the coding sequence CAGGCCCTGCGCAGTGCCCTGGACGGCCATGTCCTGGCGTACTCCCATGAAGAACGCCCGGATTTCGCCGAAGCCGTCGAGCACGCCCGCACACAGGGGCTGACCGAACTCATGGCCATGGATTTCCAGCAGCGTGCAGCCCGCCTCAAGGCACTGGCCCTGTACCTGGCCGAGCGCAAGGAGCAGCTCTACGCGATTTCCCACCACAGCGGCGCGACCCGTGCCGACAGCTGGATCGACATCGAGGGCGGCAACAGCACCCTGTTCACCTACTCGGGCCTTGGCTCGCGGGAATTGCCATCGGGCAACATCGTCCATGAAGGCCCGGCCATCCCTCTGGGCAAACTGGGCAAGTTCGCCGGCAGCCATATCCTGGTGCCACGCGGTGGCCTGGCCGTGCACATCAACGCCTTCAACTTCCCGATCTGGGGCATGCTGGAGAAGTTCGCGCCGAGCTTCCTCGCCGGCATGCCGTGCATCGTCAAGCCCGCCACCGCCACCAGCTATTTGACCGAAGCGGTGGTGCGGATGATGCACGAATCCGGCCTGCTTCCGGCCGGCAGCCTGCAACTGGTGATCGGCAGCACCGGTGACCTGCTCGACCGACTGCAAGGCCAGGACGTCGTGACCTTCACCGGTTCGGCCGACACCGCGGCCAAGCTGCGGGTCAACCCCAACCTGATCCGCAACTCGGTGCCGTTCAACGCCGAAGCCGACTCGCTGAACTGCGCCATCCTCGGCCCGGACGTCACGCCGGACGATGAAGAGTTCGAGCTGTATATAAAGGAAGTGGTCCGCGAAATGACCACCAAGGCCGGGCAGAAATGCACCGCCATCCGCCGTGCCATCGTCCCGGCCAGGCATATCGACGCCGTGGCCACGCGCCTGCGCGAGCGCCTGGCCAAGGTGGTGGTGGGCGATCCGTCGATCGAGGGCGTGCGCATGGGTGCCCTGGCTTCCCATGACCAGCAAGCCGACGTCGGCGAGCGCTTGAACAGCCTGCTGCAAAGCTGCGACCAGCTGTTCGGCGCACAGGACGGCTTTGCCCCGCGCGGCGAAGGTGTCGCCGAAGGTGCGTTCTTCGCCCCGACCCTGCTGCAAGCCCGCGACCCCCACGCTGAAGGCGGCGCCCACGATATCGAAGCGTTCGGCCCGGTCAGCACCCTGATGGCCTACGACGACCTGGACGAAGCCCTGGCCCTGGCTGCACGCGGCAAGGGCAGCCTGGTCGCCAGCCTGGTCACCAGAGACCCACAGGTCGCAGCCAAGGCCATTCCGGTCGCCGCCGCCTGGCACGGCCGCCTGCTGGTGCTGGACCGCGAAGCGGCCGCCGAATCCACCGGCCATGGCTCGCCGCTGCCGCAACTCAAGCACGGCGGCCCCGGCCGCGCCGGCGGTGGCGAAGAGCTGGGCGGGCTGCGCGCGGTCAAGCATTACCTGCAACGCGCCGCCATCCAGGGCTCGCCAACCATGCTCGCAGCGATCACACGCGAACACGTGCGCGGCGCCAAGGTCATCGAAACCGAGGTGCATCCGTTCCGCCGTTACTTTGAAGACCTGCAGATCAGCGAATCCCTGTTGACCCACCGACGCACGGTCACCGAAGCCGACCTGGTCAACTTCGGCTGCCTGTCGGGCGACCACTTCTATATGCACTTCGACGAAATCGCCGCCAAGGAGTCGCAGTTTGGCAAGCGTATCGCCCACGGTTACTTCGTATTGTCGGCGGCGGCCGGCCTGTTCGTATCCCCTGCGCCCGGCCCGGTGCTGGCCAACTATGGGCTCGATACCCTGCGGTTCATCAATCCGGTGGGCATCGGTGACACCATCCAGGCGCGCCTGACCTGCAAGCGCAAGATCGACCAGGGCAAGAAGAGCCCCCAGGGCATCCCGCAAGGGGTGGTGGCGTGGGATGTCGAGGTGGCCAACCAGTTGGGTGAGTTGGTGGCCAGTTATGACATTTTGACGTTGGTGGTTAAGCGGGTGGGTTAA
- a CDS encoding monovalent cation/H+ antiporter subunit D, with translation MSWMPNLIIAPILLPLLTASLMLLLGEKHRPLKARINLTSSLLGLGISILLLLWVQEQGQASSIGVYLPGNWPAPFGIVLVVDRLAALMLVLTGIVGVSALLFAMARWDRAGASFHALFQIQLMGLYGAFLTADLFNLFVFFEVLLAASYGLILHGSGRARVSAGLHYIAINLLASSLFLIGAAMIYGVTGTLNMADLALKIPLVPEADRGLLHAGAAILATAFLAKAGMWPLNFWLVPAYSSASAPVAAMFAIMTKVGVYTLLRLWTLLFSDQAGASAFFGGDWLIYGGLATIACAALSIIKAQRLERMASLSILVSAGILLAAIGFGQAALTAGALFYLVSSTLALCALFLLAELIERSRSVNELPLDDDTDLLPPPLESLHPPRGINLDDEQKAVVGQVIPWTMAFLGLSFIACALLIVGMPPLSGFIGKLSLISALFNPQGLGITPRQPLSLAGWLLVTLLILSGLASLFAMARVGIQRFWTPQDRPSPLLRRYECVPIVALIGLCVLLTVRAEPLLRYTNDTAAGLADPQQYVSAVLGTRPVPGPVAHQAGVEVQP, from the coding sequence ATGAGCTGGATGCCGAACCTGATCATCGCGCCCATCCTGCTGCCCCTGCTGACGGCGTCGCTGATGCTGCTGCTCGGCGAGAAGCACCGCCCGCTCAAGGCACGCATCAACCTGACCTCCAGCCTGCTCGGGCTGGGCATCTCGATTCTGTTGCTGCTGTGGGTCCAGGAGCAGGGCCAGGCCAGCTCCATCGGTGTGTACCTGCCGGGCAACTGGCCTGCGCCGTTCGGCATCGTGCTGGTGGTCGATCGTCTGGCGGCGTTGATGCTGGTGCTGACCGGCATCGTCGGTGTCAGCGCCCTGCTGTTCGCCATGGCGCGCTGGGACCGGGCCGGGGCCAGCTTTCATGCCTTGTTCCAGATCCAGCTGATGGGCCTGTACGGCGCCTTCCTGACGGCGGACCTGTTTAACCTCTTCGTCTTCTTCGAAGTACTGCTGGCTGCGTCCTATGGCCTGATCCTGCATGGTTCGGGCCGCGCCCGGGTCTCGGCGGGGCTGCACTATATCGCGATAAACCTGCTGGCCTCTTCGCTGTTTCTGATCGGCGCGGCGATGATCTACGGCGTGACCGGCACCCTGAACATGGCCGACCTGGCCCTGAAGATCCCGCTGGTACCGGAGGCCGATCGCGGCCTGCTGCATGCCGGCGCTGCGATTCTGGCCACGGCGTTCCTGGCCAAGGCCGGCATGTGGCCGCTGAACTTCTGGCTGGTGCCGGCCTACAGTTCGGCCAGCGCACCGGTGGCGGCCATGTTCGCAATCATGACCAAGGTCGGCGTCTATACCCTGTTGCGCCTGTGGACCCTGCTGTTTTCCGACCAGGCCGGCGCCTCGGCCTTCTTCGGCGGCGACTGGCTGATCTACGGAGGGCTGGCGACCATCGCCTGCGCGGCGCTGTCAATCATCAAGGCCCAGCGCCTGGAGCGCATGGCCAGCCTGAGCATCCTGGTATCGGCCGGCATCCTGCTGGCCGCCATCGGCTTCGGCCAGGCCGCGCTGACGGCCGGTGCACTGTTCTACCTGGTCAGCTCGACCCTGGCCCTGTGCGCCTTGTTCCTGCTTGCCGAGCTGATCGAGCGCTCGCGCTCGGTGAACGAACTGCCGTTGGACGACGACACCGATCTACTGCCACCACCGCTCGAATCCTTGCACCCACCCAGGGGCATCAACCTGGACGATGAACAGAAGGCCGTGGTCGGCCAGGTGATTCCCTGGACCATGGCGTTCCTGGGCCTGAGCTTCATCGCCTGCGCCCTGCTGATCGTCGGCATGCCGCCCTTGTCGGGTTTCATCGGCAAGCTGAGCCTGATCAGCGCGCTGTTCAACCCGCAAGGGCTTGGCATCACGCCCCGGCAGCCACTTTCACTGGCGGGCTGGCTGCTGGTGACACTGCTGATCCTGTCCGGGCTTGCGTCCTTGTTCGCCATGGCCCGGGTCGGTATCCAGCGCTTCTGGACTCCGCAGGACCGGCCCTCGCCGCTGCTGCGTCGCTACGAGTGCGTGCCTATCGTTGCCCTGATCGGCCTCTGCGTGCTGCTGACCGTGCGCGCCGAGCCGCTGCTGCGCTATACCAACGACACCGCCGCCGGTCTCGCCGACCCGCAACAATACGTCAGCGCTGTGCTGGGCACTCGCCCGGTGCCCGGCCCCGTCGCCCATCAGGCCGGTGTGGAGGTGCAACCATGA
- a CDS encoding monovalent cation/H+ antiporter subunit A gives MSLIVLLLLPFVGSCLAAVLPHNARNSESLLAGLIALLGTVSVALLYPQIANGGVIREEYFWLPSLGLNLVLRMDGFAWLFSMLVLGIGTLVSLYARYYMSPDDPVPRFFAFFLAFMGAMLGLVISGNLIQMVFFWELTSLFSFLLIGYWHHRADARRGAYMALMVTGAGGLCLLAGVLLLGHVVGSYDLDKVLAAGDLIRAHALYPVLLPLILIGALTKSAQFPFHFWLPHAMAAPTPVSAYLHSATMVKAGVFLLARLWPSLSGSEEWFWIVGGAGACTLLLGAYAAMFQNDLKGLLAYSTISHLGLITLLLGLNSPLAAVAAVFHILNHATFKASLFMAAGIIDHESGTRDIRRLSGLIRLIPFTATLAMVASASMAGVPLLNGFLSKEMFFAETVFISSTAWVEAALPVIATIAGTFSVAYSLRFTVDVFFGPTATDLPHTPHEPPRWMRAPVELLVLACLVVGMFPAQAVGPLLAAAALPVVGGTLPQYSLAIWHGWNAPMIMSLIAMSGGILFYLLLRKQLKAGRFAHPPFVHRLDGKRLFEQSQILMMRLARRLEHKVSTHRLQAQLFMLVLMALLAGLLPMLPHGLSWGDRPKIPGSGVFVILWLIAIACALGAAWQAKYHRLAALTMVSVCGLMTCITFVWFSAPDLALTQLVVEVVTTVLILLGLRWLPRRIEEVSPLPGSIRRARVRRVRDLLLSILVGGGMALLSYAMLTRPTPNDISSFYLSRALPEGGGSNVVNVMLVDFRGFDTLGEVTVLAAVALAVFALLRRFRPPKESIQLPAQQRLLAPDVVTDLVNPRSASDTALGFMMVPAVLVRLLAPVALVVSMYLFMRGHNQPGGGFVAGLVMSVAFILQYMVAGTQWVEAQMSLRPLRWMGMGLLFATLTGVGALFFGYPFLTTHTAHLHLPLLGDFHIASALFFDIGVFTVVVGSTLLILTALAHQSVRSHRPSSVAKSIAPQGAIA, from the coding sequence ATGTCATTGATAGTTCTACTGCTTCTGCCCTTTGTCGGCAGCTGTCTTGCGGCCGTGCTGCCGCACAACGCGCGGAACAGTGAATCCCTCCTGGCCGGCCTGATCGCATTGCTCGGCACGGTTTCAGTCGCCCTGCTCTACCCGCAGATCGCCAATGGCGGGGTGATTCGCGAAGAATATTTCTGGCTGCCGAGCCTGGGCCTGAACCTGGTCCTGCGCATGGACGGCTTTGCCTGGCTGTTCTCCATGCTGGTGCTGGGCATCGGTACGCTGGTGTCGTTGTATGCGCGCTACTACATGTCGCCGGACGACCCGGTGCCGCGCTTTTTCGCCTTTTTCCTGGCCTTCATGGGCGCCATGCTCGGCCTGGTGATCTCCGGCAACCTGATCCAGATGGTGTTCTTCTGGGAACTCACCAGCCTGTTTTCCTTTCTGCTGATCGGTTACTGGCACCACCGCGCCGACGCCCGGCGTGGCGCCTACATGGCCTTGATGGTCACGGGTGCCGGCGGCTTGTGCCTGCTGGCGGGGGTATTGCTGCTTGGCCATGTGGTCGGCAGCTATGACCTGGACAAGGTGCTCGCGGCCGGCGACCTGATCCGTGCCCATGCCCTGTACCCGGTGCTGCTGCCCCTGATCCTGATCGGTGCACTGACCAAGAGCGCGCAATTCCCCTTCCACTTCTGGCTGCCCCACGCCATGGCTGCTCCGACGCCGGTCTCGGCCTATCTGCACTCGGCCACCATGGTCAAGGCCGGGGTGTTCTTGCTGGCGCGCTTGTGGCCATCGCTGTCAGGCAGTGAAGAATGGTTCTGGATAGTCGGCGGCGCCGGGGCCTGCACCCTGCTGTTGGGCGCCTATGCCGCCATGTTCCAGAACGACCTCAAGGGCTTGCTGGCCTACTCGACCATCAGCCACCTGGGCCTGATCACCCTGCTGCTGGGCCTGAACAGCCCGCTGGCGGCCGTGGCCGCGGTGTTTCACATCCTCAACCACGCCACGTTCAAGGCCTCGCTGTTCATGGCCGCCGGGATCATCGACCACGAAAGCGGCACCCGTGACATTCGCCGCCTCAGCGGGCTGATACGGCTGATTCCATTCACCGCCACCCTGGCCATGGTCGCCAGTGCCTCGATGGCGGGCGTCCCCCTGCTCAACGGCTTCCTGTCCAAAGAGATGTTCTTCGCCGAAACCGTGTTCATTTCCTCGACGGCCTGGGTCGAAGCCGCATTGCCCGTCATCGCGACCATCGCCGGGACGTTCAGCGTGGCCTACTCCCTGCGCTTCACCGTCGACGTGTTTTTCGGCCCGACGGCCACCGACCTGCCGCATACGCCCCACGAGCCACCGCGCTGGATGCGCGCACCGGTCGAGTTGCTGGTGCTGGCCTGCCTGGTGGTGGGAATGTTCCCGGCGCAGGCGGTTGGCCCGCTGCTCGCTGCCGCCGCCCTGCCGGTGGTCGGCGGTACGCTGCCGCAGTACAGCCTGGCTATCTGGCACGGCTGGAACGCACCGATGATCATGAGCCTGATCGCCATGTCCGGCGGCATCCTGTTCTACCTGTTGCTGCGCAAGCAGCTCAAGGCGGGACGCTTCGCGCATCCGCCATTCGTCCACCGCCTCGACGGCAAGCGCCTGTTCGAGCAGAGCCAGATCCTGATGATGCGCCTGGCGCGCCGGCTCGAACACAAGGTCAGCACCCACCGCCTGCAGGCGCAGTTGTTCATGCTGGTACTGATGGCCCTGCTCGCCGGCCTGCTGCCGATGCTCCCCCACGGCCTGAGCTGGGGCGACCGGCCGAAAATCCCGGGCTCGGGCGTGTTTGTCATCCTTTGGCTGATTGCCATTGCCTGCGCCCTCGGCGCCGCCTGGCAGGCGAAGTATCACCGCCTGGCCGCCCTGACCATGGTCAGCGTTTGCGGGCTGATGACCTGCATCACCTTTGTCTGGTTCTCGGCCCCCGACCTCGCCCTGACGCAACTGGTGGTCGAAGTGGTGACCACCGTGCTGATTCTGCTCGGCCTGCGCTGGCTGCCCCGGCGAATCGAAGAGGTCTCGCCATTGCCCGGCAGCATTCGCCGGGCGCGGGTTCGCCGGGTTCGCGACCTGCTGCTGTCGATCCTGGTCGGCGGCGGCATGGCGCTGCTTTCGTATGCCATGCTGACCCGTCCGACGCCCAACGACATTTCCTCGTTCTACCTCAGCCGCGCCTTGCCCGAAGGGGGTGGCAGCAACGTGGTCAATGTGATGCTGGTGGACTTCCGCGGCTTCGACACCCTGGGCGAGGTCACCGTGCTGGCCGCGGTCGCGCTGGCGGTGTTCGCCCTGCTGCGGCGCTTCCGCCCACCCAAGGAAAGCATCCAGCTGCCGGCCCAGCAACGCCTGCTGGCGCCGGACGTGGTCACCGACCTGGTCAACCCGCGCAGCGCCAGCGACACCGCGCTGGGCTTCATGATGGTCCCGGCGGTGCTGGTGCGCCTGCTGGCGCCGGTGGCCCTGGTGGTCTCGATGTACCTGTTCATGCGCGGCCACAACCAGCCGGGCGGCGGTTTCGTTGCCGGGCTGGTGATGTCGGTGGCGTTCATCCTCCAGTACATGGTGGCCGGCACCCAGTGGGTCGAAGCCCAGATGAGCCTGCGCCCGCTGCGCTGGATGGGCATGGGCCTGCTGTTCGCGACCCTGACCGGGGTCGGCGCGCTATTCTTCGGCTACCCCTTCCTGACCACCCATACCGCACACCTGCACCTGCCGCTGCTGGGCGATTTCCACATCGCCAGCGCATTGTTCTTCGACATTGGCGTGTTCACGGTGGTGGTCGGCTCGACCCTGCTGATTCTCACCGCGCTGGCGCACCAGTCGGTGCGCAGTCATCGGCCGAGCAGCGTAGCCAAATCCATTGCACCCCAAGGAGCCATTGCCTGA